The Lepidochelys kempii isolate rLepKem1 chromosome 2, rLepKem1.hap2, whole genome shotgun sequence genomic interval taaatgagatcagaatttgacccaaGAGGATATCACAAATGAATTGCACATATTTCCCTAAGAGCAAGTTTTGTTGTTGCAAGATCATTCAAAAAGAGAATTCTATCTGTGAGGAAGTAGGTGAACCAACAGCAGGAACTCAGAAAAATATTTGCCAATATCTTTTTGAGTCAGTGATGTATTTTCCCCAAATTGCTGCAATATGAAAGTTCTTCTTTCATATAATCTTAATATAGTGTTATGCACTTTAATATTAGTTGTAATTTCACCTGCATAAGATGTATTCAGATTAGACTTTTGGCCCTAAGAGAATCGAGCCTCCCTTTTTCTACAATCTttgcacagcgcctagcacaaaggggcgcTGGttcatgattagggctcctaaaTGCTccagtaatacaaacaataaaataaaataatacaccAGGGGACTGAAAGAACTCACTGACTCAAGGCCTGAAATCTCTTTTCCCCAGTGGGATGGTATGGAACACTACCCTGTATTGACGTGCTTCAATAATGACTTTAAATTGACGTCCAGAAGCAGCGTGTGTGGTTACATTTCCCATTGTTACTGCGGTTTTACAATGATGCCGAGAGcacatcccccctcccctttttgttATACAGCTAAATAATCTGATTGTTTAATCCATTAAAACCACGTTGTTCTCTGTCGTGAACTACGGGTGGAAAAACCTCCACATACCAAGCAACAGTTAATCAACGGCATCATTTAAGCCCGAGTTAATCGAGGCTTCTTCTTTTTCTTACCATATATTCATGGGGCTCTAGTTTTTGTTGGAGGCTCTACAGCAGCATCCCGCTCACGGCTGTGCCTAGGATGCATCCCTCCGCACTGCATCCCTTCCCAGCCCTTCCGCACGGCCCGCCGGAGCTCTCATCCACTGCCTAAAGCGTGAAGGGCTCTTTTGATCACCGCGCAGCAAAGAAACAAGTGTATCGTCAAACACAATAGTAGCATTTTCATCCAGACAACTGCCCTCAAATGCCGTTGAATGCATTTTAACAGCCATTCACTCATGTGTTGTTAATTTCTAGACGGCAAAGCCCAGGGTCTCCTGACACTGACAAGATGTTTTCAATGGGAAAATAATGGCCGCATGGTATACACAGGAGGAGACTCTGTAGATAGATTGCCAGGCTTCTGACTTCTCACGGATGAAGCAGCAAACAAAGGATAAGAAAAGTGGAAGTTTCCAATAAATCCCCATCGCTATATGTAGGTTGATTGACTGACTGTTAATACAGAAATTCGGATCACAGGGTTAGTGTATAACCTAATGGCAACTGTCGCGTTTGCAGGGATTTTTTGAATGAGACACTTCAACAGACTTAGTGAGAACACTTCCTACCTGGCACCGATCTGATCGTCTCAGGTTAATTTCAAATGCAGGCGTTGATTTCTCTTACAGTAAGCATCCTGAAGCGGTGACGTTAGCCCTACGATTTGCAAACACAGACACCAGCAAACCTGACACCCCAACAACAGATCTTGTGTTTCTCAGTTTGATGTCGCTTATGTGTTTTCAAACAGTAGGGTTCCCATAAAAACACATCCCTTCCTTAGTACGTGAGTCTCATTGGCTGGATTTTACCTCCCGCTTTACTGGAAATTTAACCTGAGTGTGTGTTACCGATTGTTAAATTTTCAGAACAGCTAAGTGTGTTAAGATATTCAACTGGAGATGTGTATCTCGGACCTCTCATCTTCAGATAGCGATGGGGAAACTTCTTGGCAAAATCTCACTTCAGGGTCCTTTATCGGGACTTTTCTATGGGGGTGTTGTACTTGTTCTTGTGTGTTCTTACATATAGATTGGTACTGGGGATGAGTTGTGTTGGCAATAGAGCAAACTCTGTCTCTAGTTCATTCTGACTATAACTTCGCTCGGGAAGGGACCGGGAGGTTGACAAAGCCAGGTTGCAAGCTCTGAATCTGATTAGCAGCCTTGCCCGGCTCTGGATCCGGGCTGACGGCAGGTACTTCTCAGGCGGGACTCGAGTGGAAAGTTTTCTACCCTCTTGGCCTTTCATAGTAAAAAGTCGGTCGCTGTTGCTTTCAGCTCCCGTTGGGAAATCTCATTCAAGGATTtttgtcaatgggagagcgcccTGCTCCGCTCCCCCGACCCAGCTCCGGCTGACGTCACCACGGAGGCGATAAGTATCTGTTGATATAATTGGATGTGAGATTCTGGGTTGCGATAGCACAAGTCGGCCCGTCGCTGCTCCGAAAGGGCCCCCATGATTTATTCAGCAGTGGATCGGGGCACGCAATCGAGCTGTCAAGAAAGCGTCAGCTTATTAGGCAAGGGCTGCGTGATTCCAGAAGCGGGTCTATGCTATAAAAATCACGCACCCGGGCGCTGATTAGGAGAAAATCTGATCACAAGTTGGGGAAGAGACGACACGGGCAGAGTGACAGCGGGACCTCGGCAAGCCCCCGGCCCGGACCGCCTTCACCTGCCCTGGGACCCGGCCGCGGCATCTCCCAGGTAGGCAGCGATCGCCGGCGTGCGCCGCAACAGAGCGAACTTCTGCCTGCCCCGGGGGCAGCTGCGGGGCTCGGACGAACGCGCGGCGGGTGGGTGCGGGCGACCGGCTGCCGATCCTGCAAACGAGCCCGGCACACTCGCTGGCCTGGGGGCCCTGCGGGAGGGAGCAGCGACCTCGGCGCCGGCTGTAACGTTGCTTGGGAAGCAGCCAGGCCGCGGGACGTTTTTAAATGGGACGCCtgctccccgcccagccccggCTGGCTGCCGTCACCCGGTGGCTCGCCGTGGTACCTGCAGCGCCGGGACTTTCTCCTCCGCGGCCGGAGCTGGTCCCCGCCCGGGGCTGGGGCTTGCTCCGTTCCGCGCCTCTGAGGGGCTGGGGCGTCAGCCAGCGCTGTAAGCCCGCCGGAGAGGGAACCCTCTCCCCCTGCgcctggggcagggccagagaccgggggggcgcggggcggggccgggccttCAGCACCACGGAGAGCGGCCCGGGCGGCTCCGGCCCTGGGGTCGGCCCGGCAGGGCTGTGCGCTCCCCTGGCCGGCCAGTCTAACTCCAACGCggcaggttttctctccccgccccgcgccttccccctccccccctccctccctccccgcttcTGTCCCCGTTGCAGATCTGGGCGTTGATCATGAAGCTCCAGCTGTTGGTCTCCACAGGGATCCTGCTGGTTGCTCTCCTGCCCCGCCATGAGTGCAGAGCCCTCCGCGGGagcccccccgccgccgccagCGCGCCGCTGCCGCCGGATGCCCTCCCGCCGCCGCCGAGCCTGCCCGTGCTGCTCCGCATGGGAGAAGAGTATTTCCTGCGGCTGGGCAGCCTCCACCGGAGCCCCGCCGCCTCCTCCTtcgcccccagcagcagcagcagcagcagccgcctccCGGCGGGCGCCCGGGCCACCAACTTTTTCCGAGCCGCGGGGcagcccccgccgccgccgctccccgAGCGCTCGCCCGAGCCTGCGGCGggccccggggagggggaagccGAGAGCCTGCCCCGGGAGGCGATGGCGAGGGGGAAGCGATCCGAGGAGCCCCCGATCTCCCTGGATCTGACTTTCCACCTCCTCCGAGAAGTCTTGGAAATGGCCAGAGCCGAACAGTTAGCCCAGCAGGCTCACAGCAACAGGAAACTGATGGAGATCATCGGGAAATGAAGCGGCCGCGCCTTGCCAAAGAGATCCTGCAGTCGGCACAACATTATACAGTATTATATACCATAGTGCTGCTCTGGCGTCATCTCTGTATTTTTATATAGCTTTAAACATAGAGGGTGTACACTGGCCAGAGCCCACGTCCCTTGGTTAGCATGCCCAGCAGTGTATCCCCGTGCAGTGACGAGACAAGTGTCATTCGTAACTTACCCGCCTTTATGTTTCCATTTCGAAGTTATTCTAGTGACATCGCTACTTTAGGATGGGGACAGCGGAAAAAAGGGTTCAAAGCAGCCTTTGGacaagagagagacttttcttgTGGGgaaaggtgtgtgtttgtgtgtgtgtgtgtctgtggcggggggggggggatctctgTAAGCTACTGCGAGTAACTTTTTCCTGTACCATTTCCGTAATAAAACATCTTTTCAGCGCTCGGTCAATTTTGGTGTGTAAGAGaatgtttaatatttatatttttaataaaagctgcAAAGTAACTGTGGTTGTATAGACTTTCTTGCCTTGGGGGTCTTCTAGATTCGGCAGGGGTTTCctttctgtatatatatatatatatatataaagaaagcTTTCCCTGAGctatttgttttgggtttttttacactCACCCACCCATAACAGCGCTGAAATGAAAGGAGAATTGGCCAATACCTGCACGCTGATAGCTCAAGCAGTGATAGGTGTAAAACGAGTGTACATAAATTATAGGACCCATCAACGGGCATATTATGAGGATACAGCTACGGGTGTGGTCTGTACGAGGACTTTATTGCAGTTCAAGGGTTTCGGGGATATTTATGCTTTCTCCCGATTATATTCTTTAACATCGCATGGACTCCCTGTGCAGAAAATGCATCCAACATGGTACATAGCCGCATTTTCACTATCCGCTCCCAAATTCAATTGTTTAATTCAGCTCTGTTAAAATAAAATGACTCCAAGCTAAAACCTGTCCTTCAAAAAGCCAGTCTAGCCCCCTCCCCGCTTTTCTTGTCTCCAATTTAAACACAATTAGTGCGACTGTTCTGGGTTTACAGgaatgctgttaaaaaaaaaaaaacgagctGGAAGATTTTTGCACCTGAGAACTATCTGACACGAAGTGTTGCGGGGATTAAGCCACATGCTTGGCAATGCCATTGGTGATTATTTTGTAAAGTTGAATGATTGACGTTGAAAAAACAATTTCTGTCCACGAGAAGAAACATTTCTACAAAACCCTTCAAACAGACATAAATGTGCTGGCGAACTTCACCCTAACTCGCTGTATAATCTATCGAGATGCCAGATTTGAGCGAGCTGCTGTGTGTCCAGCAACTCAACCATCCCGTGCATGACTAAACGCTTCTGGCGCAGGGTCTAATGCCACAACAGCTCCGAAAGAGTCATTAGGGAAGACTGAAAGCCTTTTTGGACGGTCTAAACACACACAACGCCCAATCCTGCACTAACTCGCTAACTCACTCACACTAGTGGGAGTTTGGGGGCACGGGGAACGGAGAACTGGGTTAAATCGTGTTAACTTCAAAGCAGATGTTCCAATCTCTTGGGTGGAGCCCGTACTTTCATGAAAGTCTCTAATTAGGGAATTACACCTCAAACTCTGTAACATGCCCCGAAGGGTCTAGCGTGTGACTGGCCGAATGTGAATTTAAGCCCAAAAGAATTAAATTGCTCTAAAAGGAGGCTTCAGTCTCTGGAGAAAATTCTCCTCCTTGGGCTCTACACTGCCATCCTTGTGCGTAAGAACTTCCCATAGAATACAGCTGGAGTGTTGTGACTGGAGAGACGGTAGGATCTCGTGGACCTGTAATTAACACGAGTGAGCGTTGAGTTCGGGGATGCATCTGTGTGCAGGGGTGCCTTTTAGCAGCTAAATGCACTTTATGGTGTCATGCaactgattttgaaaatgtttggtttaagGAAATCACTCAAGTGCTATTGATTTTGTTTAACACTATTTAAATTCTCATATTCGCCTGAGTACGTGAAACGGACAGTTCCTTACTGGATTCATACATCTGTCATATTTATGAAATCAGCTTTCTCCTATTATCTTATGAATCATCAGGAAAAAAGAGTTCAAAGAAGGATTTTGTGAAACCAATGCAGACAAGTCTGAGTCCTGGCTGCAAATATTCATTGAGAACAAAATCTTGTGGAAAAAACACAATTGGGTGCGGTGATGAATTTTACTGCTGTTCAGTGAAGATATCTGTTAACTCTTAATATATACTTTGTTCTTTCAAAGCTCTGGACAAATATTAACTAACTGATCCTCAAACCCATCCTACATAGTCCCATTTTACAGGAGGAAAAACAGAAACAACATAGATGGTAGGTAAGCTACTTTCAAACTGTTGTCAGAACTGGGCTTTGTATTCAAGAATTACTTGGCTCCCACATTAGACTATACTGCCTTCTGGCATTTATTAATCAACCATTTTATGCTATTGACTATGGTACcatgaaaaaaaatgtatgtCTTCACTGTCAGTCATGGTGCTATAAGAAGAGCTATgtattcagggcctgatccaaagcccattgaagtcaatggaaagattccccttgatttcaatgggctttggatctggctcttAGACCCTGaccctgtaatgtatttatgACTCTCAAAGACTATTGAACTCTTTCAGAGATGATGACAGTCAGCACCCATTAGGAAATACTCATACAGTATTCAATTCTGTAATAATTTTTCTAACTGTCCTTAGAGTGTTAGGGTTAGAAATCCTGATGCCCATGGAAAACTCCCAGGATTTCACCTTCAGAATCAAGTGCAGTGTCAATCTGCTCACCATTATAAAAGGCATGTCAGTTTATGTAACCAGTTTCACTAGTTAAATATCTGTAGTATATATTGGACACGTCTCTCTGCACTGTGGTAGCCTTTTCCATGGGTTTATAATCTTTTAAATGCATTCTTTAACAGATACTTGCAATAAACTCATCACAGTTCAGCTCAGAATGGTCTTTTGTGGTTTCAAAGGTCTTGCCCTTTTACTGTCAATTTGCTCAATAGGATAAAAGTGAGTGTTGATTTCATGTATCAAAGGAAGTTGAGAAGCTATAGGTATAACAGATATGGATATAGACAGGCACAAGCTGAAACACTTATTCAGAGCCCTCTCCTTGCCTTTTGGGGAAATACAGATAATGAAGATACACATACAGATCTGTATCCCACATAATTCAGGAAGGGTTCCAATCCAGTGCTTCCTACAGCTATATCTTTATTGTCTACAGCCATATAAAATATAACATTTCTGAATGGTTCGAGTGTTATTAATTGTGACCTATCAACCACAGCTGGAAAATACAAATCTAAGGGTGAAAAGCTCCTCTTGCAATCCCCATTTACGCTCAGTTCTTGCGCATCAAGCATGCAGTAGCACCATTTGTGCTGGAATAATTCAGCACCCTGGTTGTATTGAGTGGAGTTTTAGACTTACCTTTGAGTTTTATGGATTTTGTCAAGGATTTGCCACAAGAGTTAGCAATAAGTTGAAAAGGTGGAGTTACTCCAACTGGTGTAGTGAAGAGTAGTGAGGGGGTCATATTTCAACGAACAGTCTTGGGTAAGCACTTACAAAaatacagcaggacacccaggctGGCTACAAACAATCATAATGTTCACTAATTTTGCAACTCTAATTATAGCATGAAGCTTCTGTTCAACATTCTCCTCTCTGAAACAGGTTTTTCTTGAACACACAGTCACTCTTAGTACAGTATTTCATCAACACATCTATTAGTCCAGTTTTCCCACTCCTTTTATTCAGCTATTTCCAAACATCATTCTAATCTAAAAGTATCAGATACAGTATAATGGAATTCAAATAAGGCCCTGGGAATTAAACCTAATCAAGATGTTCCTTATATGGATTATTTCTTGTTGGTTCCAGCCAGGTCACTTGCTGCCTCATAGCTCCTCTCGGGTAAGTACATCCAAAGCCAGCCGGAATTATAGTTATTCATTCAATGAGTTTAACCAGGAGAAAGAGAAGACATGACGAGCCGGCTCATCAGTTCTTTCACTGCTCACTGGAACATCTTCCACTTGTCCTTGAGGGGATGGTTCAGACCCAGTCTGTAGGAGAAGGAAATGTTTATAAGGGGAAGAAGGAAAGCTCATCTTTTAAAGCTGGGATTATGTTTGCAATATGGTTCTATAATACTGGCTTCTTTCTATCAATAAAGTTTGATGGGAAGtagaaaggaggaaaaatcatGAACATGAAAAGTCTTTGGGGGCAGGAGCCTactgaagccaaagggagttttgctattgacttcaatagggccaggatttcaccccatgtgtTTGCATAGCTCAAAAAGCCTCCAATTCTCACACGAGTGGATTTCAATAGGACAACCTGCATAACtaaggtgagcaggatttaaCTCCACGATTGAAGTAGGTGCTGTAACTTCTAATCAAGAAGAGAAATGAAAAGTTGCCATATTAGCCACATATTTAACATGTAACTGGAATACACCAGAACAATTTTTATTAGCTGCACAAAGCTGGCATTCACTctggagtactggtggcaccttagagactaacaaatgtatttgagcataagctttcgggagctacagctcactatgaAGCTATAGGTATAAcagatatgaagtgagctgtagctcccgaaagcttatgctcaaatacatttgttagtctctaaggtgccacaagtactccttttctttttgcgaatacagactaacacggctgctactctaaactcTGTAGACAGTAAACAACTGATAATGTTATGATCAGTAATCAAATTTAAAAacccataaaataaataatttgatgAATTCTCAAATGCCTATAAAACTTAACGTCTTCAAAAAACGGGACTATAAATTTGTAACATATGGGGCAATATATACTAACTCTTTTAGGATGGTTAAAAACAAATTAGTTGTCAGAGCTTTGGGTCcaattctgctacccttactcacattgtgTAGTATCCTACTGTGGGAAATatacttgatttcagtgggactatttgcaaGTAAGGtattatttaaaatgaataagGATGATAGAATTGTGTCCTTTAACACTAAATATGTCTCAACCATTTATAACAGTTGCATAATGTAAAGTTATCAAAATCACGGTGCAAACATATGTACAGGTACTGACAACATATCACAGCTACTTATGAAGAACTACAGCATAGGATGGATGATTATTTGGCATTTTCCAAGCAATTTTTGTAAGTATGTAATGTTAAAATCCATACTGGAATTAGTGAGAAATGATGATCTGTTATGTGTAAGTTGGCTAACGGGCTTCATTCCAGTTACTGTCTAGTTGGAC includes:
- the CRH gene encoding corticoliberin gives rise to the protein MKLQLLVSTGILLVALLPRHECRALRGSPPAAASAPLPPDALPPPPSLPVLLRMGEEYFLRLGSLHRSPAASSFAPSSSSSSSRLPAGARATNFFRAAGQPPPPPLPERSPEPAAGPGEGEAESLPREAMARGKRSEEPPISLDLTFHLLREVLEMARAEQLAQQAHSNRKLMEIIGK